A single Vigna radiata var. radiata cultivar VC1973A chromosome 8, Vradiata_ver6, whole genome shotgun sequence DNA region contains:
- the LOC106772512 gene encoding uncharacterized protein LOC106772512, producing the protein MEGNLPQGSIIQGGTSFGGFDLPGSIRVQHQAQHPHAMHQHQTHPRQGSSVHSTVHDVFPLTMGTLQNCDQTISMTEFSKENRSKNSASEEDEPSFTEDGVDCHHEASRGKKGSPWQRVKWTDKMVRLLITAVSYIGEDVTVDGGGSGRRKFAVLQKKGKWKSVSKVMAERGYHVSPQQCEDKFNDLNKRYKKLNDMLGRGTSCQVVENPALLDVIDFLSDKEKDDVRKILSSKHLFYEEMCSYHNGNRLHLPHDPALQRSLQLALRNRDDHDNDDMRRSHHDDHGEDDQDVEIDDHDDFEENCASHGDSRGIYAPLGGPVKKLKQGQGQEDGNTFGNSLNCQDYNRSSYPHGQMVQSDVNQALPESMRAAWLQKQWVESRSLQLEEQKLQIQVEMLELEKQRFKWQRFSKKKDRELEKLSLENERMKLENERITLELKRKEMSTGFK; encoded by the coding sequence ATGGAAGGGAATTTGCCCCAGGGAAGTATAATTCAAGGTGGGACGTCTTTCGGTGGCTTTGATTTGCCGGGATCAATTCGGGTTCAGCATCAAGCACAACATCCACATGCCATGCACCAACATCAAACTCATCCGCGTCAAGGATCTTCTGTACATTCCACAGTTCATGATGTTTTCCCTCTTACAATGGGAACCCTGCAGAACTGTGACCAAACTATTTCAATGACAGAGTTTAGTAAagaaaacagaagcaaaaactcAGCGAGTGAGGAAGACGAGCCGAGCTTTACCGAGGATGGTGTTGATTGTCACCATGAAGCTAGTAGAGGGAAGAAAGGATCACCTTGGCAGCGGGTTAAGTGGACTGATAAGATGGTAAGACTTCTGATAACAGCTGTTTCTTATATTGGTGAGGATGTGACTGTTGATGGCGGTGGCAGTGGAAGAAGGAAGTTTGCAGTATTACAGAAGAAGGGTAAGTGGAAATCTGTTTCCAAGGTCATGGCTGAGAGGGGTTATCATGTTTCACCTCAGCAATGCGAGGATAAATTCAATGATCtgaataaaagatataaaaagcTTAACGATATGCTTGGGAGAGGCACTTCTTGTCAGGTTGTTGAAAATCCCGCTCTGTTGGATGTGATAGATTTTCTTTCTGATAAAGAAAAGGACGATGTTCGAAAAATATTAAGCTCAAAACACCTGTTCTATGAGGAGATGTGTTCTTACCATAATGGTAACAGATTGCATTTACCCCATGATCCTGCATTGCAACGTTCACTCCAGTTAGCGCTGCGAAATAGGGATGATCATGACAACGATGATATGAGAAGGTCCCATCATGACGATCACGGCGAAGATGATCAAGATGTGGAAATTGATGATCATGATGACTTTGAAGAGAATTGTGCTTCTCATGGTGATAGTAGAGGAATATATGCACCATTAGGTGGACCTGTGAAGAAACTGAAGCAAGGCCAAGGGCAAGAAGATGGTAATACTTTTGGCAATTCTCTAAATTGTCAGGACTACAACAGAAGTTCGTATCCCCATGGGCAGATGGTCCAATCTGATGTGAATCAAGCTTTACCTGAAAGCATGAGAGCAGCTTGGTTACAGAAGCAATGGGTTGAATCTCGCTCACTTCAGTTAGAGGAACAAAAACTACAGATTCAGGTTGAGATGCTGGAACTAGAGAAACAGAGATTCAAGTGGCAGAGGTTTAGTAAGAAAAAGGATCGGGAGTTGGAGAAGCTAAGTctagaaaatgaaagaatgaagcTTGAAAATGAACGTATTACTTTAGAACTTAAGCGAAAGGAAATGAGCACTGGCTTTAAATAG
- the LOC106772717 gene encoding fructose-1,6-bisphosphatase, cytosolic, giving the protein MDHSADAQRTDLMTITRFVLNEQSKQPEARGDFTILLSHIVLGCKFVCSAVNKAGLAKLIGLAGETNVQGEEQKKLDVLSNDVFVKALVSSGRTCIXVSEEDEEATFVEPSKRGKYIVVFDPLDGSSNIDCGVSIGTIFGIYLVKENREPTIEDVLQPGKNMLAAGYCMYGSSCTFVLSTGSGVNGFTLDPSLGEFILTHPDIKVPKKGKIYSVNEGNAKNWDGPTTKYVENCKFPKDGSSPKSLRYVGSMVADVHRTFLYGGIFLYPADKKSPNGKLRVLYEVFPMSFLMEQAGGQAFTGKQRALDLVPTKLHERSPIFLGSYEDVEEIKALYAADQKLE; this is encoded by the exons ATGGATCACAGTGCGGATGCTCAACGCACAGACTTGATGACCATCACCCGTTTCGTGCTCAACGAACAGTCGAAGCAACCTGAGGCTCGTGGCGATTTCACAATCTTGCTCAGTCACATTGTTCTTGGCTGCAAGTTCGTTTGTTCTGCTGTTAACAAG GCGGGTCTTGCTAAGCTTATTGGACTTGCTGGAGAGACAAATGTCCAG GGTGAGGAGCAAAAGAAACTGGACGTCCTTTCCAATGATGTCTTTGTCAAGGCTCTGGTCAGCAGTGGACGAACA TGCATCTNGGTGTCNGAAGAAGATGAGGAAGCAACATTTGTGGAGCCTTCTAAGCGTGGAAA GTACATAGTAGTCTTTGATCCGCTGGATGGTTCCTCTAACATCGATTGTGGTGTTTCTATTGGCACA ATTTTTGGGATTTATTTGGTGAAGGAAAACCGTGAACCAACCATAGAAGATGTTTTGCAACCCGGGAAGAACATGTTGGCTGCTGGTTATTGTATGTATGGAAGCTCTTGCACG TTTGTGTTAAGCACCGGAAGTGGTGTGAATGGTTTCACCCTTGATCCATCTCTTGGAGAGTTCATTCTTACTCACCCTGACATCAAG GTCCCGAAGAAAGGAAAGATATATTCGGTGAACGAAGGAAATGCTAAAAATTGGGATGGTCCTACTACCAA GTATGTGGAAAACTGCAAGTTTCCAAAAGACGGTTCATCACCAAAGTCCTTAAGATATGTTGGAAG CATGGTAGCTGATGTTCACCGCACATTTCTTTATGGAGGTATCTTTTTGTACCCGGCTGATAAAAAGAGTCCAAATGGGAAACTTCG TGTTCTCTACGAAGTCTTCCCAATGTCATTCTTGATGGAGCAGGCAGGAGGGCAGGCTTTCACCGGCAAGCAAAGG GCACTTGATTTGGTTCCAACAAAGTTGCACGAGAGATCTCCCATATTCCTTGGTAGCTACGAGGATGTGGAGGAAATCAAGGCCCTTTATGCTGCTGATCAAAAATTGGAATGA